The Gadus macrocephalus chromosome 13, ASM3116895v1 genome includes a window with the following:
- the rspo4 gene encoding R-spondin-4 isoform X1 — translation MHLLLLSTVTSILWTVARITSALKPSGDRESLEDCRSCLDCSQDNGCVRCPERLFLFLQRDGMSHHGVCLQACPPGHYGQRGKQANICMRCKSLDCEQCFNRDFCTRCRPGLQLYKGRCLTRCPARTFHHHGDCLEDCVLVPGGEWGEWTPCLRGGAPCGFRWGRQRRTRQPELAPNRPEEKSEPPCPVHRETRSCRMKKRCEKERKPGLGRKKEKKRLLLQSGGVPEIETQTRRDTQPTRETQPTRETQPTQETQPTRETQAERETKPTQETQSTQGTQSTQETQVERETKPMQETQSTQGTQSTQETQVERETKPMQETQSTQETQVERETQPTRETQAEQETHPTRGTQPTRETQPTRETQPDRETQTQRDRQTEQDKQTECPTQTIG, via the exons ATGCATCTGCTGTTGCTCTCCACCGTGACCTCCATCCTCTGGACCGTCGCTCGCATCACCTCCGCGCTCAAACCCTCCG gtgacAGAGAGAGCCTGGAAGACTGCCGCAGCTGCCTGGATTGTTCCCAGGACAACGGCTGTGTGCGTTGCCCCGAGCGACTCTtcctgttcctgcagagggaTGGGATGTCCCACcatggtgtgtgtctgcaggcctGCCCCCCCGGCCACTACGGACAGAGAGGGAAGCAAGCCAACATCTGCATGA GGTGCAAGTCTCTGGACTGTGAGCAGTGTTTCAACAGGGACTTCTGCACCCGGTGCCGTCCTGGGCTGCAGCTCTACAAGGGTCGGTGTCTGACCCGCTGCCCCGCCCGCACCTTCCACCACCACGGAGACTGCTTGG aggaCTGTGTGTTGGTCCCggggggggaatggggggaGTGGACTCCCTGTCTGCGTGGCGGCGCCCCCTGTGGCTTCCGCTGGGGCCGACAGAGGAGGACCCGCCAGCCGGAGCTGGCCCCCAATAGGCCTGAAGAGAAGTCCGAGCCCCCGTGTCCAGtgcacagagagacacgcagCTGTAGGATGAAGAAGAGATGTGAGAAAG AAAGGAAACCAGGACttgggagaaagaaagagaagaagagattGCTGCTTCAGTCCGGTGGAGTtccagagatagagacacagacacggcGAGACACACAACCGACGCGAGAGACACAACCGACGCGGGAGACACAACCTACGCAAGAGACACAACCGACGCGAGAGACACAAGCAGAGCGAGAGACGAAACCAACGCAAGAGACACAATCGACGCAAGGGACACAATCGACGCAAGAGACACAAGTGGAGCGAGAGACGAAACCAATGCAAGAGACACAATCGACGCAAGGGACACAATCGACGCAAGAGACACAAGTGGAGCGAGAGACGAAACCAATGCAAGAGACACAATCGACGCAAGAGACACAAGTGGAGCGAGAGACACAACCGACGCGAGAGACACAAGCGGAGCAAGAGACACATCCGACGCGAGGGACACAACCGACGCGAGAGACACAACCGACGCGAGAGACACAACCGGATCGAGAGACACAAACgcagcgagacagacagacggagcaAGACAAGCAGACGGAGTGCCCGACACAGACGATTGGCTAA
- the rspo4 gene encoding R-spondin-4 isoform X2, with amino-acid sequence MHLLLLSTVTSILWTVARITSALKPSGDRESLEDCRSCLDCSQDNGCVRCPERLFLFLQRDGMSHHGVCLQACPPGHYGQRGKQANICMRCKSLDCEQCFNRDFCTRCRPGLQLYKGRCLTRCPARTFHHHGDCLERKPGLGRKKEKKRLLLQSGGVPEIETQTRRDTQPTRETQPTRETQPTQETQPTRETQAERETKPTQETQSTQGTQSTQETQVERETKPMQETQSTQGTQSTQETQVERETKPMQETQSTQETQVERETQPTRETQAEQETHPTRGTQPTRETQPTRETQPDRETQTQRDRQTEQDKQTECPTQTIG; translated from the exons ATGCATCTGCTGTTGCTCTCCACCGTGACCTCCATCCTCTGGACCGTCGCTCGCATCACCTCCGCGCTCAAACCCTCCG gtgacAGAGAGAGCCTGGAAGACTGCCGCAGCTGCCTGGATTGTTCCCAGGACAACGGCTGTGTGCGTTGCCCCGAGCGACTCTtcctgttcctgcagagggaTGGGATGTCCCACcatggtgtgtgtctgcaggcctGCCCCCCCGGCCACTACGGACAGAGAGGGAAGCAAGCCAACATCTGCATGA GGTGCAAGTCTCTGGACTGTGAGCAGTGTTTCAACAGGGACTTCTGCACCCGGTGCCGTCCTGGGCTGCAGCTCTACAAGGGTCGGTGTCTGACCCGCTGCCCCGCCCGCACCTTCCACCACCACGGAGACTGCTTGG AAAGGAAACCAGGACttgggagaaagaaagagaagaagagattGCTGCTTCAGTCCGGTGGAGTtccagagatagagacacagacacggcGAGACACACAACCGACGCGAGAGACACAACCGACGCGGGAGACACAACCTACGCAAGAGACACAACCGACGCGAGAGACACAAGCAGAGCGAGAGACGAAACCAACGCAAGAGACACAATCGACGCAAGGGACACAATCGACGCAAGAGACACAAGTGGAGCGAGAGACGAAACCAATGCAAGAGACACAATCGACGCAAGGGACACAATCGACGCAAGAGACACAAGTGGAGCGAGAGACGAAACCAATGCAAGAGACACAATCGACGCAAGAGACACAAGTGGAGCGAGAGACACAACCGACGCGAGAGACACAAGCGGAGCAAGAGACACATCCGACGCGAGGGACACAACCGACGCGAGAGACACAACCGACGCGAGAGACACAACCGGATCGAGAGACACAAACgcagcgagacagacagacggagcaAGACAAGCAGACGGAGTGCCCGACACAGACGATTGGCTAA